A region from the candidate division WOR-3 bacterium genome encodes:
- the dnaN gene encoding DNA polymerase III subunit beta has translation MRFKILKEDFLKMIESVYHAIPSKAALPILENIKLETKGNEVNLFSTNLNFSLKVKGKADVEEEGAICIKGKELKEIASRIKNEKILIEKRDERELLIHTSLGEYSFFIQPPEEFPSIEEIELKEGIEVPSNLILEGIEKVSFCVAKNDSRQFLNNILLDLKKNKLSFVSSDSHKLGVYEIEIENKGVEGEYLLDPKSFDFLKEYKNETIKIFFSETKVQFNFSNGYEIVNLVDDKFPDYRAVVPSDTPYRLKIVREDLIESLRRLSVFTTPPNHPVQFSLSPESLIIRAVSGEVGEGYEKLKGFYEGDKIEIGFNSHYLLDILRHIDEDVVEIGITGSESASLIKGEGANHYFYLLMPIRI, from the coding sequence ATGAGATTTAAAATTTTAAAAGAAGACTTTTTGAAAATGATTGAGAGTGTATATCATGCTATTCCATCAAAGGCAGCATTACCAATTCTTGAAAACATAAAGTTAGAGACAAAGGGAAACGAAGTTAATCTTTTTTCCACAAATTTAAACTTTTCTTTAAAAGTTAAGGGAAAGGCGGATGTTGAGGAGGAAGGAGCAATTTGTATAAAAGGAAAAGAATTAAAGGAAATAGCTTCAAGAATTAAAAATGAAAAAATTTTAATAGAGAAAAGAGATGAAAGGGAACTTTTAATTCATACTTCCCTTGGTGAATACAGTTTTTTTATTCAGCCGCCTGAGGAGTTTCCCTCAATTGAGGAGATAGAGTTAAAGGAAGGGATTGAGGTCCCATCAAATTTAATATTAGAAGGTATTGAGAAAGTTTCCTTCTGTGTAGCAAAGAATGATTCAAGACAATTTTTAAACAATATTTTGCTGGACTTAAAGAAGAATAAGCTTTCTTTTGTTTCCTCTGATTCACATAAACTCGGTGTTTATGAGATAGAAATTGAAAATAAAGGTGTAGAAGGTGAATATTTACTGGATCCAAAGAGCTTTGATTTTCTTAAAGAATACAAAAATGAAACAATTAAAATATTTTTCTCTGAGACTAAAGTTCAGTTTAATTTCAGCAATGGATATGAAATAGTAAATCTTGTTGATGATAAATTTCCTGATTACAGAGCTGTTGTCCCCTCAGATACTCCTTACAGATTAAAAATTGTAAGGGAAGATTTAATAGAAAGTTTAAGAAGACTATCAGTTTTTACTACACCTCCTAATCATCCTGTACAATTTTCTCTTTCGCCAGAATCGTTAATTATAAGGGCAGTCTCAGGTGAGGTAGGAGAAGGATATGAAAAGTTAAAAGGTTTCTATGAAGGAGATAAAATTGAAATTGGTTTTAACTCTCATTATTTGCTTGATATTTTAAGACATATAGATGAAGATGTGGTAGAAATAGGTATTACTGGAAGTGAAAGTGCAAGTTTAATAAAGGGGGAAGGCGCTAATCATTACTTTTATCTTTTAATGCCCATTAGGATTTAG
- the fabF gene encoding beta-ketoacyl-ACP synthase II has product MKRAVVTGIGILTSLGKTKDENFNNLLKGKSGVKVIEKFDVSDFPSKIAAEIKNFDPTDRLSPKEIKRQDLFVIYSLYVVEEALKDAGWDKGFPYKGEEVGVIISSGIGGIITLEEEIKKMVQKGAKWVSPFLVPMMIPDMASGVISIKYGFKGPNFCVVSACASSAHALGEAKLIIEKGYAKAMVVGGAEAPITPIAIAGFGNMKALSTRNDEPEKASRPFDKLRDGFVMGEGCAVLILEEKESAIKRGARIYAELIGYGATADAFHITAPCADGEGAYRAMKMACEDAGVNPEEIDYINAHGTATPRGDVAETLAIKKLMGERAYKVPINSTKSMVGHLLGGAGALEAAVTALSIYHKKVHPTINLEVPDPECDLDYVKEGSREVDIKYALSNSFGFGGHNCSLLFKKFEE; this is encoded by the coding sequence ATGAAAAGGGCTGTTGTAACAGGGATAGGTATTCTTACTTCCCTTGGTAAAACAAAAGATGAAAATTTCAATAATTTACTGAAAGGGAAAAGTGGAGTAAAAGTTATTGAAAAATTTGATGTTTCTGATTTTCCATCAAAAATTGCAGCTGAAATAAAAAATTTTGATCCAACAGATAGACTTTCTCCAAAAGAAATAAAAAGACAGGATCTTTTTGTAATTTATTCCCTTTATGTTGTAGAAGAGGCACTTAAAGATGCTGGATGGGATAAGGGATTTCCTTATAAAGGTGAAGAAGTTGGCGTTATAATTTCTTCAGGGATTGGTGGAATTATTACCCTTGAGGAGGAAATCAAGAAAATGGTGCAAAAGGGGGCAAAATGGGTTTCTCCTTTTCTTGTTCCTATGATGATACCAGATATGGCTTCTGGTGTAATTTCAATAAAATACGGTTTTAAAGGTCCTAATTTTTGTGTTGTTTCCGCATGTGCTTCAAGTGCCCATGCTCTTGGTGAAGCAAAGTTAATAATAGAAAAGGGTTATGCCAAAGCAATGGTAGTGGGGGGTGCAGAAGCTCCTATAACCCCAATAGCTATTGCTGGATTTGGAAATATGAAAGCTCTATCAACAAGAAACGATGAGCCAGAAAAAGCTTCAAGACCATTTGATAAATTAAGAGACGGTTTTGTTATGGGTGAAGGATGTGCTGTTCTAATACTTGAGGAAAAGGAAAGTGCTATAAAAAGAGGAGCAAGAATTTATGCAGAACTAATAGGCTATGGAGCAACAGCGGATGCATTCCATATTACAGCCCCCTGTGCTGATGGAGAGGGAGCCTATAGAGCAATGAAGATGGCATGTGAGGACGCAGGAGTAAATCCAGAGGAAATAGATTATATAAATGCTCATGGAACAGCAACACCAAGGGGTGATGTAGCTGAGACCCTTGCGATCAAGAAACTTATGGGAGAAAGAGCATATAAGGTGCCAATAAATTCAACAAAAAGTATGGTAGGACATTTATTAGGTGGAGCCGGAGCACTTGAAGCTGCTGTTACTGCCCTTTCAATTTATCATAAAAAGGTCCACCCAACAATTAACCTTGAAGTTCCTGATCCTGAATGTGACCTTGATTATGTTAAAGAGGGTTCAAGAGAAGTAGATATAAAGTATGCTCTCTCAAATTCTTTTGGTTTCGGGGGGCATAACTGTTCTCTTTTATTTAAAAAATTTGAGGAATAA
- the recA gene encoding recombinase RecA — MKDDRKKALEMAIKQIEKVHGKGAIMRLGERELIKVPVISTGSISLDLALGIGGYPRGRIIEIFGPEASGKTTLALHAIAEVQKEGGIAAFIDAEHALDPVYAEKLGVNLSELWISQPDTGEQALEIAETLVRSGAVDLIVVDSVAALVPKAEITGEMGEAHVGLQARLMSQAMRKLAGVLNKSKTCAIFINQIRHRIGVLYGNPETTPGGLALKFHASLRLEIKKVETIKSDEEVIGNRVKVKVVKNKLAPPFKEATFDILYGKGISKESELIDLAVEKGIIQKSGAWYAYKGRQLGQGKDNVRKILEEDKKLFEEIEKELKKELFEKDIKEEKKD, encoded by the coding sequence ATGAAGGATGATAGAAAAAAAGCACTTGAGATGGCTATAAAGCAAATAGAAAAGGTTCATGGTAAGGGAGCAATAATGAGATTAGGAGAGAGAGAATTAATAAAAGTACCGGTAATTTCTACAGGTTCAATATCCCTTGACCTTGCACTTGGAATAGGTGGTTATCCAAGGGGAAGAATAATTGAAATTTTTGGACCTGAGGCTTCTGGAAAAACAACCCTTGCACTACATGCAATTGCTGAGGTTCAAAAAGAGGGTGGGATTGCAGCCTTTATAGATGCTGAACATGCTCTTGACCCTGTTTATGCTGAAAAACTTGGTGTTAATCTTTCTGAATTATGGATTTCTCAACCAGATACAGGGGAGCAGGCTCTTGAAATTGCAGAAACTCTTGTTCGTTCAGGAGCTGTGGATTTAATAGTTGTTGATTCAGTTGCTGCCCTTGTTCCAAAAGCAGAAATAACAGGTGAAATGGGAGAAGCCCATGTGGGACTTCAGGCAAGGCTTATGTCCCAGGCTATGAGAAAACTGGCAGGAGTTTTAAATAAATCAAAAACCTGTGCGATATTTATAAACCAGATAAGACATAGAATAGGGGTTTTATATGGAAATCCTGAAACAACTCCAGGAGGCCTTGCTTTAAAGTTCCATGCTTCTTTAAGGCTTGAAATAAAGAAAGTTGAAACAATTAAATCAGATGAGGAAGTAATAGGAAATAGAGTGAAGGTAAAGGTCGTTAAAAATAAACTCGCACCACCTTTCAAAGAGGCTACTTTTGATATTTTATATGGAAAAGGAATATCAAAGGAAAGTGAATTAATTGATCTTGCTGTGGAAAAAGGAATTATTCAGAAATCAGGAGCCTGGTATGCTTATAAAGGGAGACAACTTGGTCAGGGAAAAGATAATGTAAGAAAAATTCTTGAAGAAGACAAAAAACTATTTGAGGAAATTGAAAAAGAGTTAAAAAAAGAACTTTTTGAAAAGGATATAAAAGAAGAGAAAAAAGATTAG
- the folP gene encoding dihydropteroate synthase, whose amino-acid sequence MNFSFKEGEIDLSEPKIMGILNVTPDSFYDGGKYFDLDKALERGKEIFEQGADIIDIGGESSRPFSEPVPLEEELKRVIPVIERLRKKIDIPISIDTRKSKVAEEALKRGANIVNDISGLRDDPEMIKIVKKFDAGIIIMHIRGTPKNMQENPFYEDTIKEIKEELKEKVDFALKNGIKKEKIVIDPGIGFGKRVIDNLLILKNIDEFKEFGFPILVGHSRKSFIGKILELEKPEDRLIGTLAVAAYLFLKKVNIIRVHDVLETKQVFRILESILNPNGH is encoded by the coding sequence TTGAATTTTTCATTTAAAGAAGGAGAAATAGATCTTTCAGAACCAAAAATAATGGGTATTTTGAATGTAACCCCTGATTCCTTTTATGATGGGGGAAAGTATTTTGATTTAGATAAAGCTCTCGAAAGGGGTAAAGAAATTTTTGAGCAAGGTGCAGATATAATTGATATAGGAGGTGAGTCTTCAAGACCTTTTTCGGAGCCTGTGCCTCTTGAAGAAGAATTAAAAAGAGTTATCCCAGTTATTGAAAGATTAAGAAAAAAAATAGATATTCCAATTTCAATAGATACAAGAAAGTCAAAGGTGGCAGAAGAAGCTTTAAAAAGAGGAGCAAATATAGTTAATGACATATCAGGATTAAGGGATGACCCGGAAATGATAAAGATTGTTAAAAAATTTGATGCAGGTATAATAATAATGCATATAAGGGGAACACCAAAAAATATGCAGGAAAACCCCTTCTATGAGGATACCATAAAGGAAATTAAAGAGGAACTTAAAGAGAAAGTAGACTTTGCTTTAAAAAATGGGATTAAAAAAGAAAAAATAGTTATAGACCCAGGTATAGGTTTTGGAAAAAGGGTAATTGATAACCTTTTAATTTTGAAAAATATAGATGAATTTAAAGAGTTCGGGTTTCCTATATTAGTAGGTCATTCAAGAAAGTCCTTTATAGGGAAAATACTTGAATTAGAAAAACCTGAGGATAGATTAATAGGTACCCTTGCAGTTGCTGCCTATTTATTTTTAAAAAAAGTAAACATAATAAGAGTACACGATGTACTTGAAACTAAACAAGTTTTTAGAATTTTAGAATCTATACTAAATCCTAATGGGCATTAA
- the dnaA gene encoding chromosomal replication initiator protein DnaA produces the protein MKGKTLWEKMVEKLKKELSEQEFRLFEKVNGGDIEEDHKLKIFCPDEYTKDIIEKAFGAKLKRILSDLDYPMIELVFEIKGDGKAEEIKNIKVKDEEIKREGIHYGLNPVYTFENFVPGKNSEMAYTTARAVAHAPGHEYNPLFIYGGVGLGKTHLLHAIGNDILKRKKNFKILLLTTEELISKIVDAIQKRKMNEFRSKIRSFDVLLIDDIHFLSGAEFSQEALFHIFNSFYNEKKQVVLTADRAPWEMDNIAERLVDRFSWGLVTDIKPPEYETRLAILKLKAEERGLEISEDVLELIARNVKKNVRLLESCIAKLYAIQSLKRIKITLPMAQKYLSDIFSSAAINEPDDVVRVVSEYYNIPKTEITGKKQKKELVQARQVSMFIMKNVFNMTVVEIAKYFDKDHTTVLHAINKIESQIQKNEKLKEDIMEIEKMLKRV, from the coding sequence ATGAAAGGTAAAACCTTGTGGGAAAAAATGGTTGAAAAATTGAAAAAGGAGCTTTCTGAACAGGAATTCAGATTATTTGAAAAGGTAAATGGTGGAGATATTGAGGAAGATCACAAGCTTAAGATTTTCTGTCCTGATGAGTATACTAAGGACATAATAGAAAAGGCTTTTGGGGCGAAGTTAAAAAGAATACTTTCTGACCTTGATTATCCAATGATTGAGTTAGTTTTTGAAATTAAAGGGGATGGAAAAGCTGAGGAAATCAAGAATATAAAAGTCAAAGATGAGGAAATTAAAAGGGAGGGAATTCATTATGGATTAAATCCTGTTTATACTTTTGAAAATTTTGTTCCAGGGAAAAATAGTGAAATGGCTTACACTACTGCCAGGGCTGTAGCTCATGCACCGGGGCATGAGTACAACCCCCTATTTATTTATGGTGGGGTTGGTCTTGGAAAAACACATCTTCTTCATGCTATAGGTAATGATATTTTAAAAAGAAAAAAGAACTTCAAGATTTTATTACTAACAACTGAGGAACTCATATCTAAAATTGTTGATGCAATTCAAAAAAGAAAAATGAATGAATTTAGAAGCAAAATAAGAAGTTTTGATGTGCTTTTGATTGATGATATTCACTTTCTCTCTGGAGCTGAATTTTCTCAGGAAGCTTTATTCCATATATTTAACTCTTTTTATAATGAAAAAAAACAGGTGGTCCTCACTGCAGATAGAGCACCCTGGGAAATGGATAACATAGCAGAAAGACTTGTGGACAGATTCTCCTGGGGGCTTGTAACTGATATAAAGCCTCCTGAATATGAAACAAGGCTCGCTATTTTAAAACTTAAGGCTGAAGAGAGGGGGCTTGAAATTTCTGAGGATGTTTTAGAATTAATAGCAAGAAATGTAAAGAAGAATGTAAGACTTCTTGAGAGTTGTATAGCAAAATTATATGCAATACAGTCTCTTAAAAGAATAAAAATAACTCTTCCAATGGCTCAAAAATATCTAAGTGATATATTCTCTTCAGCAGCTATAAATGAGCCTGATGATGTAGTAAGAGTGGTTTCTGAATATTACAATATTCCAAAAACTGAAATAACTGGAAAGAAACAAAAAAAAGAGCTGGTTCAAGCAAGACAGGTAAGCATGTTTATAATGAAAAATGTTTTCAATATGACTGTAGTGGAAATTGCAAAATACTTTGATAAAGACCATACAACTGTTTTACATGCAATAAATAAAATTGAATCCCAGATTCAGAAAAACGAAAAATTAAAAGAAGATATTATGGAAATTGAAAAAATGTTAAAAAGAGTGTAG
- a CDS encoding YegS/Rv2252/BmrU family lipid kinase, whose protein sequence is MLNPYSGSGKSNKILKWLKEKLKVDRYSYFIEILEKGKNIRENLLRLWEKKVNKIIVLGGDGTLFHIINNIPKNFNIPFSLFPSGSGNDFIKTIFRNKKDLSFFYEVFKRGIIKSTYTGEVITKNKRYFFVNAAGIGFDAKIAKRALKIRSLRGLLRYLLSLFIELRGKISYEMEIEDREKVLKGKYLILGLGIGKYLGGGFYLFPDASPFDNKLSICIIKDMDKINVFKKLPHAIKGTHLSLPECIYFKREDINIKLKEKIFIQLDGEVFKLKDNEIRAKISDRKFNLLYI, encoded by the coding sequence ATTCTTAACCCTTATTCAGGTTCAGGAAAATCTAATAAAATTTTAAAATGGTTAAAGGAAAAATTGAAAGTTGATAGATATAGTTATTTTATTGAAATTCTGGAAAAAGGTAAAAATATTAGGGAAAATTTATTAAGATTATGGGAAAAAAAGGTAAACAAAATAATTGTTTTAGGGGGTGATGGAACACTTTTTCACATTATAAATAATATACCAAAAAATTTTAATATTCCTTTTTCTCTTTTTCCTTCTGGTTCAGGTAATGATTTTATAAAAACAATTTTTCGAAATAAAAAGGATCTTTCATTTTTTTATGAAGTTTTTAAAAGAGGAATTATTAAAAGTACCTATACGGGTGAAGTAATAACTAAAAATAAAAGATATTTTTTTGTGAATGCAGCAGGCATTGGTTTTGACGCTAAAATTGCAAAAAGAGCTCTTAAAATAAGGTCTCTAAGAGGTTTATTGAGGTATCTTCTTTCACTTTTTATAGAGTTAAGGGGAAAAATTTCCTATGAGATGGAAATAGAAGATAGGGAGAAAGTTTTAAAAGGGAAATATTTGATTCTGGGTTTAGGTATAGGGAAATATTTGGGTGGTGGTTTCTATTTATTTCCAGATGCTTCTCCCTTTGATAATAAACTTTCTATATGTATTATTAAAGATATGGATAAGATAAATGTTTTTAAAAAATTGCCCCATGCAATTAAGGGAACACACCTTTCTTTACCAGAATGTATTTATTTTAAAAGAGAAGATATAAATATAAAATTAAAAGAAAAAATATTCATTCAATTGGATGGAGAGGTTTTTAAACTTAAGGATAATGAAATAAGAGCAAAAATCTCAGATAGAAAATTCAATCTCCTCTATATCTGA
- a CDS encoding HD domain-containing phosphohydrolase: MKEEKWRILVVDDEETLANFIVKNITQDNLDYEVRVAHNGSDALKIIEGFLPHLILQDIRLPDTTGIEILKAAKALDPDIQVIMMTAYASLESSIEALKAGAYDYLIKPFKVETLKNVIKNALGKRKLQEENKRLLNELSRLNKELSIANEKLKAQKAEVDKKLEEKINKLSILHHLSDKLQSELYLEKLIPLIIEGAMEIAGKKDCAFLLKENSHFSVKEVYGFDNLIKRDDKLNLETEKESFLIKYTEGDIREIMIIPLETNEGVIGALMIGNRMEESLQELKEELSIYANHASVSIQNAILFKKLERSYIESLMALVKATEAKDPSLRGHSQRVSELAVKFAKKLNLNEEDIKNIRYAALLHDVGKIGIREYLLDKPGTLTREEMELMKEHIQIGLEILKPIAFLKPVLPLIKYHHENWDGSGYPDGLKGDEIPLGAQIISICDVYDAITNERSYADKLDKKEAIKLLRELKGYKFKPEIVEKFIEMMEEI; the protein is encoded by the coding sequence ATGAAAGAAGAAAAATGGAGAATACTTGTGGTAGATGATGAAGAGACTCTGGCTAATTTTATTGTAAAAAACATTACACAGGATAATCTTGATTATGAGGTGAGAGTAGCCCATAATGGCTCTGATGCCCTAAAAATAATTGAGGGGTTTTTACCTCATCTCATATTGCAGGATATAAGACTACCTGATACAACGGGAATTGAAATTTTAAAGGCAGCAAAGGCTCTTGATCCTGATATTCAGGTAATCATGATGACGGCCTACGCATCTCTTGAAAGTTCAATTGAAGCCTTAAAGGCTGGTGCTTATGATTATTTAATAAAACCCTTTAAAGTTGAAACCCTGAAAAATGTTATTAAAAATGCACTGGGAAAAAGAAAATTACAGGAAGAAAATAAAAGACTTCTTAATGAATTAAGTAGGCTAAACAAGGAACTTTCAATTGCAAATGAAAAATTAAAAGCTCAAAAAGCTGAAGTTGATAAAAAACTGGAAGAAAAAATTAATAAGTTATCAATTCTGCACCACTTAAGTGATAAACTTCAATCCGAACTTTACCTTGAAAAACTTATACCCCTTATAATTGAAGGAGCAATGGAAATAGCAGGGAAAAAAGACTGTGCCTTCCTTTTAAAAGAAAATTCTCACTTTTCTGTTAAAGAAGTTTACGGTTTTGATAACTTAATTAAAAGGGATGATAAACTTAACCTTGAAACAGAAAAGGAAAGTTTCTTAATTAAATATACGGAAGGGGATATAAGAGAAATAATGATTATTCCCCTTGAAACAAATGAAGGGGTTATTGGTGCTTTAATGATCGGTAACAGAATGGAAGAGAGTTTACAAGAGTTAAAAGAAGAACTATCAATTTATGCGAATCACGCTTCAGTCTCAATTCAAAATGCCATTCTCTTTAAAAAACTTGAAAGAAGCTATATAGAATCCCTAATGGCTCTTGTTAAAGCAACAGAAGCAAAGGATCCTTCCTTAAGGGGTCATTCTCAGAGAGTATCTGAACTTGCTGTTAAATTCGCTAAAAAGTTAAATTTAAACGAAGAAGATATTAAAAATATAAGATATGCAGCGCTTCTTCATGATGTTGGTAAAATTGGAATAAGGGAATATTTACTTGATAAACCTGGCACTTTAACAAGAGAAGAAATGGAATTGATGAAGGAACACATTCAAATAGGTCTTGAGATATTAAAGCCTATTGCCTTTTTAAAACCTGTTCTTCCCCTTATAAAATATCACCATGAAAACTGGGATGGATCGGGTTATCCTGATGGGTTAAAGGGCGATGAGATTCCATTAGGTGCACAGATTATTTCCATATGTGATGTTTATGATGCAATCACTAATGAAAGAAGTTATGCAGATAAATTAGATAAAAAGGAGGCAATAAAACTTTTAAGAGAATTAAAGGGATACAAATTTAAACCTGAAATTGTTGAAAAATTTATAGAAATGATGGAGGAGATTTGA
- a CDS encoding response regulator: MKKLKILVVEDEGPLSFFVSQTLKEEHDVTLARTGEEALEKFVPGEYDLIITDIKLPGISGLELLAKIQMQDPDIRSIVVTAYDSFETREKVKNLNADAFLPKPFTVQTLREAIKKIFKE; encoded by the coding sequence ATGAAAAAATTAAAAATTCTTGTGGTGGAGGATGAGGGTCCTTTATCTTTCTTTGTTTCCCAGACATTAAAAGAGGAGCACGATGTAACTCTCGCAAGAACAGGAGAAGAAGCCCTTGAGAAATTTGTTCCAGGGGAGTATGATCTTATTATCACTGACATAAAATTACCAGGAATTTCAGGCCTGGAACTTCTGGCAAAAATTCAGATGCAGGACCCTGATATAAGGTCAATAGTTGTTACAGCTTATGATTCTTTTGAAACAAGGGAAAAAGTTAAAAATTTAAACGCGGATGCCTTTTTACCTAAACCATTTACAGTACAGACTCTGAGAGAAGCAATTAAAAAAATATTTAAAGAATAA